One window from the genome of Salvia miltiorrhiza cultivar Shanhuang (shh) chromosome 7, IMPLAD_Smil_shh, whole genome shotgun sequence encodes:
- the LOC130991168 gene encoding NAC domain-containing protein 83-like isoform X2: MEKVKVVKNGVLRLPPGFRFHPTDEELVVQYLKRKVLSYPVPASIIPEVDVCKSDPWDLPGDSEQERYFFSTKQVKYPNGNRSNRATVSGYWKATGLDKQIVGTRSHQVVGMKKTLVFYRGKPPKGCRTDWIMHEYRLTTKETWVLCRIFFKRRGAPPPPPVFYDFMANSSSASAASGITQISSSEDREEESSSCNSFPSTSTRKQCV; the protein is encoded by the exons ATGGAAAAAGTGAAGGTGGTGAAAAATGGGGTGTTGAGACTGCCACCTGGGTTCCGGTTTCACCCGACTGACGAAGAGCTGGTGGTACAATACTTGAAGCGCAAGGTGCTCTCCTACCCCGTCCCTGCTTCCATCATCCCCGAAGTCGATGTGTGCAAGTCCGACCCCTGGGATTTACCAG GCGATTCGGAGCAGGAGAGGTACTTCTTCAGCACCAAACAAGTCAAGTACCCCAACGGCAACCGCTCCAACCGCGCCACCGTCTCCGGCTACTGGAAAGCAACCGGTTTGGACAAGCAAATCGTGGGTACGAGGAGCCACCAGGTTGTCGGGATGAAGAAAACCCTCGTCTTCTACAGAGGCAAGCCGCCCAAGGGCTGCCGAACTGATTGGATCATGCATGAATACCGCCTCACTACCAAG GAAACCTGGGTTCTCTGCAGAATattcttcaagaggaggggcgCCCCTCCGCCGCCACCGGTATTCTACGATTTCATGGCCAACTCCAGCTCCGCCTCCGCCGCCAGCGGGATTACTCAGATTTCTTCATCGGAGGATCGCGAAGAAGAAAGCAGTAGCTGCAATAGTTTTCCCTCCACTTCTACAAGGAAGCAGTGTGTATAG
- the LOC130991168 gene encoding NAC domain-containing protein 83-like isoform X1: MEKVKVVKNGVLRLPPGFRFHPTDEELVVQYLKRKVLSYPVPASIIPEVDVCKSDPWDLPGDSEQERYFFSTKQVKYPNGNRSNRATVSGYWKATGLDKQIVGTRSHQVVGMKKTLVFYRGKPPKGCRTDWIMHEYRLTTKVCFTQFDQLLPLIYQLIFLLCLPPGNLGSLQNILQEEGRPSAATGILRFHGQLQLRLRRQRDYSDFFIGGSRRRKQ, translated from the exons ATGGAAAAAGTGAAGGTGGTGAAAAATGGGGTGTTGAGACTGCCACCTGGGTTCCGGTTTCACCCGACTGACGAAGAGCTGGTGGTACAATACTTGAAGCGCAAGGTGCTCTCCTACCCCGTCCCTGCTTCCATCATCCCCGAAGTCGATGTGTGCAAGTCCGACCCCTGGGATTTACCAG GCGATTCGGAGCAGGAGAGGTACTTCTTCAGCACCAAACAAGTCAAGTACCCCAACGGCAACCGCTCCAACCGCGCCACCGTCTCCGGCTACTGGAAAGCAACCGGTTTGGACAAGCAAATCGTGGGTACGAGGAGCCACCAGGTTGTCGGGATGAAGAAAACCCTCGTCTTCTACAGAGGCAAGCCGCCCAAGGGCTGCCGAACTGATTGGATCATGCATGAATACCGCCTCACTACCAAGGTCTGCTTCACTCAATTCGATCAATTACTACCCTTAATTTACCAACTAATATTTCTACTCTGTCTGCCACCAGGAAACCTGGGTTCTCTGCAGAATattcttcaagaggaggggcgCCCCTCCGCCGCCACCGGTATTCTACGATTTCATGGCCAACTCCAGCTCCGCCTCCGCCGCCAGCGGGATTACTCAGATTTCTTCATCGGAGGATCGCGAAGAAGAAAGCAGTAG